A window of the Candidatus Bathyarchaeota archaeon genome harbors these coding sequences:
- a CDS encoding sugar phosphate isomerase/epimerase produces MKVALQLYTVRDKMARDYLSTLRGVRDVGYRAVEFAGHPFGTVEAGELRDVLKRLGLKPVSAHVGFNLIESQPDMVFCYAKEVGLEYIVSEPDVRAIKSLEDCLKVAEKMEAMGGKAREYGLKFGMHNHAIEFEKKIGGDTVYSILVENTSPSLVFFQPDVYWVFYAGYDPCDVIRSLKGRCDLVHLKDMKDEVSKDMVELGRGVIDMRAVIDACNEAGTEWGIVENDRPTMDSIESVRVALEYLKRNFRVE; encoded by the coding sequence GTGAAGGTTGCCCTTCAGCTTTATACGGTTAGGGATAAGATGGCTAGGGACTATTTATCTACTCTACGCGGTGTGAGAGATGTAGGGTATAGGGCTGTCGAGTTCGCCGGCCACCCGTTTGGGACGGTCGAGGCCGGGGAGCTAAGAGACGTTTTGAAGAGGCTAGGGCTTAAGCCGGTTTCAGCTCATGTCGGTTTTAACCTGATCGAGTCTCAGCCAGACATGGTCTTCTGCTACGCTAAAGAGGTCGGGCTTGAATACATCGTGTCGGAGCCTGACGTGAGGGCCATTAAGAGCCTGGAAGACTGTCTCAAGGTCGCGGAGAAGATGGAGGCTATGGGTGGGAAGGCTAGAGAGTATGGTCTGAAGTTCGGGATGCACAACCACGCCATAGAGTTTGAGAAGAAAATCGGGGGAGATACTGTTTATAGCATACTGGTTGAAAACACGAGTCCGTCGCTTGTATTCTTCCAACCCGACGTCTACTGGGTATTCTACGCCGGTTACGACCCTTGTGACGTGATAAGGTCTCTCAAGGGGAGATGCGACCTGGTGCATCTGAAGGATATGAAGGATGAGGTCAGCAAGGATATGGTCGAACTGGGGCGGGGTGTGATAGATATGAGGGCTGTGATCGATGCGTGTAACGAGGCGGGGACCGAATGGGGTATAGTCGAGAACGATAGGCCGACTATGGATTCGATCGAAAGCGTTAGGGTGGCGTTGGAGTATCTGAAAAGAAACTTCAGGGTCGAGTAA
- a CDS encoding 30S ribosomal protein S9 — protein MSSRAKKTIIEVGKRKTAIARVYLREGEGRIRINNIPLEIYTPEAARYVIMEPLLIAGKDVWSNVNIDVKVEGGGFMSQAEAARMGIAKALLRWARSSSLKKKFLNYDRSMLVGDPRRKEPKKFGGPGARRRKQKSYR, from the coding sequence ATGTCTAGTAGGGCTAAGAAAACGATCATAGAGGTGGGTAAACGTAAAACCGCTATAGCTAGGGTGTATCTCAGGGAAGGGGAGGGCCGAATCAGAATCAATAACATACCGCTTGAGATATACACGCCTGAAGCCGCTAGGTATGTCATAATGGAGCCTTTGCTGATAGCTGGCAAGGACGTATGGAGCAACGTAAACATCGACGTTAAAGTCGAAGGAGGGGGTTTCATGAGCCAAGCCGAGGCCGCTAGAATGGGTATAGCCAAAGCGCTCCTTAGATGGGCTAGAAGCTCCTCTCTCAAGAAGAAGTTTCTAAACTACGACAGGTCTATGCTGGTCGGGGACCCCAGGAGGAAGGAGCCTAAGAAGTTTGGAGGACCTGGGGCGAGGAGGAGGAAGCAGAAGAGCTATAGGTAG
- the rplM gene encoding 50S ribosomal protein L13, with the protein MSRERVIVVDGTGHIMGRLASVIAKRLLEGEKVVVVNAENIVISGNPYSIIDEWKRFLKVGEYRKGPFHPRRPDTIFRRVVRGMLPRRKFKGRRAFKRLKVYIGVPDSFKDVEFTVIEEAQASRLKGPRMSLGELAKHIGWKGGGK; encoded by the coding sequence ATGAGCCGTGAGAGAGTCATAGTCGTGGATGGAACCGGCCACATAATGGGTAGGCTCGCCAGCGTGATCGCTAAAAGACTTCTCGAGGGGGAGAAAGTCGTCGTCGTCAACGCCGAGAACATAGTGATATCCGGCAACCCGTATTCGATAATCGACGAGTGGAAACGCTTTCTAAAGGTCGGTGAGTATAGGAAGGGGCCGTTCCATCCGCGTAGACCCGACACGATCTTCAGACGGGTCGTCCGGGGTATGCTTCCTAGGCGTAAGTTTAAAGGTCGAAGGGCCTTCAAGAGACTTAAGGTGTATATAGGGGTTCCGGATTCGTTTAAGGACGTGGAGTTCACGGTCATAGAGGAGGCTCAAGCAAGTAGGCTTAAGGGGCCTCGTATGAGCCTCGGCGAGCTTGCGAAACATATCGGATGGAAGGGAGGAGGTAAGTGA
- a CDS encoding 50S ribosomal protein L18e codes for MARRKKTSTTLITTIKLLQMLSGKSRLWADIAERIKKPRRLLAEVNLSKLSRYTSEGDVVVVPGKVLGSGDIRHKLTVAALGFSKTAMLKLRKAGCRCLTIRELAEMNPEGSGVKIIG; via the coding sequence ATGGCTAGGAGAAAGAAGACAAGCACTACTCTGATAACTACGATCAAGCTGCTTCAGATGCTGAGCGGAAAGTCTAGGCTTTGGGCCGATATAGCTGAGAGGATTAAAAAGCCTAGAAGGCTTCTCGCAGAGGTTAATCTTTCCAAGCTCTCTAGGTACACGTCCGAGGGCGACGTCGTGGTCGTCCCGGGTAAAGTCCTAGGTTCAGGAGACATACGTCATAAGCTCACCGTGGCGGCGTTGGGTTTCTCGAAGACCGCCATGCTTAAACTCAGGAAGGCGGGGTGTAGGTGTCTGACCATAAGGGAGCTGGCTGAGATGAACCCTGAAGGCTCTGGGGTGAAGATAATAGGGTGA
- a CDS encoding DNA-directed RNA polymerase subunit D has protein sequence MKIEVLEKEGEDKLSFVVRGITPQLANSIRRTMIAEVPVMAIDDVYIIENTSVMYDEVLAHRLGLIPLKTDLDSYVLPEECECKSETGCSRCSAILVLDVEGTGEGVTTVYSGDLKPHESNPDVKPVSDKIPIVKLAPGQRIRLEAYARLGTGKKHAKWSPVTRCVYKYYPVVEVDESRCDGCGICVDVCHRDVFEVRNGKAYVKNQLRCDLCGECVSRCPHDALKAEWEKNSLIFFVETTGALPAWRVVVEAFRILAKKCEIFLSQLGELGVV, from the coding sequence TTGAAGATAGAGGTCTTAGAGAAAGAGGGAGAGGATAAGCTTAGTTTCGTGGTTAGGGGGATCACTCCTCAGCTTGCAAACTCGATTCGAAGGACTATGATAGCCGAGGTCCCGGTTATGGCGATAGACGACGTCTACATAATCGAAAACACATCGGTTATGTACGACGAGGTCCTAGCCCATAGGTTGGGTCTGATACCTCTTAAAACGGACCTAGACAGTTACGTGTTACCTGAGGAGTGTGAGTGTAAAAGCGAAACCGGTTGTAGCAGGTGCTCCGCGATCCTCGTGCTAGATGTCGAAGGGACGGGGGAAGGCGTTACGACCGTATACTCGGGAGACCTGAAGCCCCATGAGTCGAACCCCGACGTTAAACCCGTCAGCGATAAGATCCCTATAGTTAAACTCGCTCCAGGTCAAAGGATTAGGCTTGAGGCGTATGCCAGGCTTGGAACCGGGAAGAAGCATGCGAAATGGTCTCCGGTGACGAGGTGCGTGTACAAGTACTACCCGGTGGTCGAGGTCGACGAGTCTAGATGCGATGGTTGTGGCATATGCGTAGACGTCTGTCACAGAGACGTGTTCGAGGTTAGAAACGGAAAAGCCTATGTTAAGAACCAGCTTAGATGCGACCTATGCGGGGAATGCGTTAGTAGATGTCCACACGACGCCTTAAAGGCTGAGTGGGAGAAGAACTCGCTGATATTCTTCGTCGAGACCACGGGTGCTTTACCGGCTTGGAGGGTCGTAGTAGAGGCGTTTAGGATATTGGCTAAGAAATGTGAAATATTTTTAAGCCAGCTCGGTGAGTTAGGGGTTGTTTAG
- a CDS encoding 30S ribosomal protein S11 codes for MAKRSKDEKEERWGIAHIYSSSNNTIVHITDLSGAETIALCTGGMFVKADRLEGTPYAAMQAASAAAAIAKAKGITALHIKVRAPGGVKSKTPGPGAMHAIRILARAGFRMGRVDDVTPIPHDGTRRKGGRRGRRL; via the coding sequence ATGGCCAAGAGGTCTAAAGACGAGAAAGAGGAGAGATGGGGTATAGCGCATATATACAGCTCCTCGAACAATACGATAGTCCACATCACCGACCTCTCAGGAGCAGAGACCATAGCCCTATGCACAGGTGGCATGTTCGTCAAAGCCGATAGGCTTGAGGGCACCCCATACGCCGCTATGCAAGCTGCTTCAGCAGCCGCCGCGATAGCTAAGGCCAAGGGGATAACGGCTCTGCATATTAAGGTTAGGGCGCCTGGGGGCGTTAAGTCTAAAACGCCTGGGCCTGGGGCGATGCATGCCATCAGGATATTAGCTAGGGCTGGGTTTAGGATGGGTAGAGTCGACGACGTTACGCCTATACCTCATGACGGTACGAGAAGGAAGGGTGGACGTAGGGGTAGGAGACTCTAA